The Primulina eburnea isolate SZY01 chromosome 13, ASM2296580v1, whole genome shotgun sequence genome includes a region encoding these proteins:
- the LOC140809289 gene encoding uncharacterized protein produces the protein MTKYGLQLRVQTQHKKQPPKPPIPTLLGFEDDDDDNVEREILRQACKNKSLKDAEEKHKKALEEDPLAFDYDGVYDKMKEKQVRPREQDRQARKPKYIQALMDKAKQREREHEVIYERKLAKERSKDEHLYVDKDKFVTAAYKKKLAEQAKWMEEERLREMREEKEHVTKKMDLSDFYFNLDKNIAFGAGEVDSPKLKKQSEEVGVLSAAEVSPPDTH, from the exons ATGACAAAGTATGGGCTGCAACTCAGGGTACAAACTCAGCATAAAAAACAACCCCCAAAACCGCCAATTCCTACACTACTTGGTTTTGAAGATGACGATGATGATAATGTTGAAAGAGAAATTCTGCGCCAAGCCTGCAAAAACAAGTCTCTCAAAGAT GCTGAAGAAAAGCATAAGAAGGCTCTTGAAGAAGACCCTTTGGCATTTGATTATGATGGAGTATATGATAAGATGAAGGAGAAACAAGTCCGTCCCAGAGAGCAGGATCGACAAGCTAGAAAG CCCAAGTATATTCAAGCACTAATGGATAAGGCAAAACAACGAGAAAGAGAACATGAGGTAATTTATGAGAGAAAACTTGCTAAAGAAAGAAGTAAAGATGAACACCTCTATGTAGACAAGGATAAGTTTGTTACTGCTGCTTACAAAAAGAAACTAGCTGAGCAAGCTAAATGGATGGAGGAGGAGCGGCTTCGTGAAATGAGAGAGGAGAAGGAACAC GTTACCAAGAAGATGGACCTCAGTGACTTCTACTTCAACCTAGACAAAAATATCGCATTTGGTGCTGGAGAGGTTGATTCGCCAAAGCTTAAGAAACAGTCTGAAGAGGTGGGTGTTCTATCTGCAGCTGAAGTTTCCCCCCCAGATACTCATTAG
- the LOC140810319 gene encoding transcription factor E2FB-like, protein MATLQVKKRRMFDITRSLIGAGFIEKISKNRIQWKAAGFPISSIQEQIRTMKIEESILEERIREMKERLRNLREDKNNKR, encoded by the exons ATGGCCACATTGCAG GTTAAAAAGAGGCGCATGTTCGATATAACTAGGAGTCTTATTGGCGCTGGTTTTATAGAAAAGATATCAAAGAACAGAATCCAGTGGAA GGCTGCAGGCTTCCCAATTTCCAGTATACAG GAACAAATACGAACAATGAAAATCGAAGAAAGCATACTAGAGGAGCGTATAAG AGAAATGAAGGAGAGGTTGAGGAACCTGCGTGAAGATAAAAACAATAAAAGGTAG